In Nocardia sp. NBC_00403, one DNA window encodes the following:
- a CDS encoding SAM-dependent methyltransferase produces the protein MPDSQDQTITGLPTKIDTSVAHEARVYDYWLGGKDNYPADRALGDAIASHIPAICSMARANRAFLGRAVRYLVGEAGINQFLDIGTGIPTAGNTHEVAQRLDPAARVVYVDNDPIVLAHARALMSSTQEGKTAFIHADLHDPTSILADPARTATLDFDRPVAIMLVAIMMYFRDTDDPHGVIGALLDAAPSGSYLVLTHPTADFDARAMARVVHSAQQAGITFHPRSGAETEGLFAGTELIEPGVVPVVTWRPELTGHLPTGPAQTPVDPESAWYWAGIGRKP, from the coding sequence ATGCCGGACAGTCAGGATCAGACCATTACCGGATTGCCGACCAAGATCGACACGAGCGTCGCACACGAGGCGCGCGTCTACGATTACTGGCTCGGCGGCAAGGACAACTATCCGGCCGACCGAGCCCTCGGGGACGCGATCGCCTCCCATATCCCCGCCATCTGCAGCATGGCCCGTGCCAATCGGGCTTTTCTCGGCCGAGCCGTGCGCTATCTCGTCGGCGAGGCGGGCATCAACCAGTTCCTCGATATCGGCACCGGCATCCCGACCGCGGGCAATACGCACGAAGTCGCGCAGCGACTCGATCCCGCGGCACGCGTGGTCTATGTCGACAACGACCCCATCGTCCTCGCACACGCCAGGGCACTGATGTCGAGCACACAGGAGGGTAAGACCGCGTTCATCCACGCGGACCTGCACGACCCGACATCCATCCTCGCCGATCCCGCACGCACCGCGACCCTCGACTTCGACCGCCCGGTCGCGATCATGCTGGTCGCGATCATGATGTATTTCCGCGACACCGACGACCCGCACGGAGTGATCGGCGCCCTGCTCGACGCCGCCCCCTCCGGCAGCTACCTCGTCCTCACCCACCCCACCGCCGATTTCGATGCCCGCGCCATGGCCCGCGTAGTGCACTCCGCGCAACAAGCGGGCATCACCTTCCACCCGCGCAGCGGCGCGGAAACCGAGGGACTGTTCGCCGGAACAGAGCTCATCGAACCGGGCGTGGTTCCGGTCGTCACCTGGCGACCGGAACTGACCGGCCACCTACCCACGGGGCCGGCGCAGACACCTGTCGACCCTGAATCCGCCTGGTACTGGGCCGGTATCGGCCGCAAGCCCTGA
- a CDS encoding IS481 family transposase, translating into MSHRNAPLTELGRLRLARCVVDEGWPLRRAAERFQVSATTASRWAGRYRLQGPAGMVDRSSRPHHSPRRTPTRTERRIIKVRVLRRWGPARIAYLLGLHPSTVHRVLTRYRLARLRWLDRATSQPVRRYEHDAPGDLIHIDVKKLGKIPDGGGWRKLGRSAGNRNSQAHKLTRVNNVHGNPMHGYHYLHTALDDHSRLAYTELLGDERKETAAAFWARANAWFTANGIITRKVLTDNGSCYRSRTFAEALGPVVHKRTRPYRPQTNGKVERFHRTLADEWAYARLYRSDVERCAAFTTWLHTYNHHRGHTALAGHPPASRVTNLSGQYS; encoded by the coding sequence GTGTCTCACCGTAATGCCCCGCTCACGGAGTTGGGCCGGTTGCGTCTTGCTCGTTGTGTCGTCGATGAAGGTTGGCCGCTCCGCCGGGCGGCCGAACGGTTCCAGGTCTCGGCCACCACCGCGTCGAGGTGGGCGGGTCGCTATCGCCTGCAGGGCCCGGCGGGCATGGTCGATCGGTCCTCGCGACCACATCACAGCCCGCGCCGGACACCGACTCGCACCGAACGCCGCATCATCAAAGTTCGTGTGCTGCGCCGATGGGGACCGGCCCGCATCGCCTACCTACTGGGCTTGCATCCCTCGACGGTGCACCGGGTCCTGACCCGCTACCGGCTGGCACGGCTGCGCTGGCTCGACCGCGCCACCAGCCAACCGGTACGCCGCTATGAACACGATGCCCCGGGCGATCTGATCCACATCGACGTCAAGAAACTCGGCAAGATCCCCGACGGCGGTGGCTGGCGCAAGCTCGGCCGTTCCGCTGGCAACCGAAATTCCCAGGCGCACAAGCTAACCAGGGTCAACAATGTTCACGGCAACCCGATGCACGGCTACCACTACCTGCACACTGCCCTCGATGATCATTCCCGGCTGGCCTATACCGAACTCCTCGGTGACGAGCGCAAGGAAACCGCCGCCGCGTTCTGGGCACGCGCCAACGCCTGGTTCACCGCCAACGGCATCATCACCCGAAAGGTGTTGACCGACAACGGGTCCTGCTACCGATCCCGCACCTTCGCCGAGGCCCTAGGGCCGGTGGTCCACAAACGCACCCGTCCCTACCGGCCCCAAACCAACGGCAAGGTCGAACGCTTCCACCGCACCCTGGCCGACGAGTGGGCCTATGCGCGGCTCTACCGCAGCGATGTTGAACGATGCGCAGCCTTCACCACCTGGCTCCACACCTACAATCACCACCGCGGCCACACCGCACTCGCAGGCCACCCGCCCGCTAGCCGCGTTACTAACCTCTCAGGTCAGTACAGCTAG
- a CDS encoding zinc-dependent alcohol dehydrogenase family protein, giving the protein MKMRTMRSVVADKLGEPSEVLRLQTRPLPEPGPGPVRIRVKAVPVHASDLHTIRGRYGFTPEFPTVPGIESVGVIDELGSGTDGLTVGQRVITIGVTGTWQEYVVADAGRVLPVPAGMSDSTAAQILANPLTAVILTGDELDVRQGEWLLQTAAGSTVGQSVIQLGAHVGFKTLNVVRRRSAVEDILALGGTAVICTEDEDLRERVADIAGHDGVSKAIDCVSGQVGADVSRALAPHGELVVYGALSTHRQTDPDKLTIPIFARSLIYETKTVRGFWLFRWFTETPKDRMAAAIDRTVQLADSGTLCVPEGQPIPVEKFSEAVYLAEAPEHGGKPLLAFEP; this is encoded by the coding sequence ATGAAGATGCGAACGATGCGGTCTGTCGTCGCCGACAAGTTGGGCGAACCGTCCGAGGTCCTGCGCCTGCAGACCCGCCCGCTTCCGGAGCCCGGTCCCGGCCCGGTCCGGATCCGAGTGAAAGCTGTACCTGTCCATGCCAGCGATCTGCATACCATCCGCGGGAGATACGGATTCACCCCGGAGTTCCCGACCGTACCCGGAATCGAATCCGTCGGTGTGATCGACGAACTCGGTAGCGGCACAGACGGTCTGACCGTCGGGCAACGTGTCATTACGATCGGAGTCACGGGTACGTGGCAGGAATATGTTGTCGCTGATGCCGGGCGGGTCTTGCCTGTTCCCGCCGGCATGAGTGACTCCACGGCCGCCCAGATTCTCGCCAATCCTCTCACTGCCGTGATCTTGACCGGTGATGAGCTCGATGTTCGACAGGGTGAATGGCTCCTGCAGACCGCGGCCGGTTCAACCGTGGGCCAGTCGGTCATCCAACTCGGGGCGCACGTCGGCTTCAAGACCCTCAACGTGGTCCGCCGTCGATCCGCTGTCGAGGACATCCTCGCGCTGGGGGGCACCGCGGTGATCTGCACGGAGGATGAAGACCTGCGCGAACGGGTGGCCGACATCGCAGGCCACGACGGTGTGTCCAAGGCGATCGACTGTGTCAGCGGTCAGGTGGGTGCGGACGTGTCGCGTGCGCTGGCACCGCACGGTGAGCTGGTCGTCTACGGTGCGCTGTCCACGCACCGCCAAACCGATCCCGACAAACTCACCATCCCGATCTTCGCGCGTTCACTGATCTACGAAACAAAGACCGTTCGGGGGTTTTGGCTGTTCCGCTGGTTCACCGAGACCCCGAAGGATCGGATGGCTGCCGCGATCGACCGGACAGTTCAGCTCGCCGACAGCGGCACGTTGTGCGTGCCGGAGGGCCAGCCGATCCCCGTCGAAAAGTTCAGCGAAGCCGTCTATTTGGCCGAAGCTCCCGAACACGGGGGCAAACCGCTGCTGGCGTTCGAACCGTAG